In Candidatus Eremiobacterota bacterium, a genomic segment contains:
- a CDS encoding LptF/LptG family permease yields MTTAERLGHTAPRAPWRPTILDRYLVSELGGPFLFGLSAFTLIFVATQILAIGRLVSEEHAPLWAAVEYFLWDMPAYLLLVIPMAMLLGTLLAMQRLSSESEVTAMKAGGISLSRIVAPLLIVGFVVSFVALAVQELFVPFANDKAAYVRQAAIERISPAASNLQAVTPLPGGGKQVTLAGGLDVATQTLLNVTVIRYDPSEKPVDLIVADRALYVAPTWSFANSTTYHFNPDGSTVTQFAPKLTVDIGERPNQIAKQSINITNAEDLSRAEIKERLDSGQLSPQQQRIFTATYASKLARPFAAFVFTLIAVPFGLRPVRGGGTGLGFGIAVAIVFVYYVISTIFLTVGSAATWLAGIAAWAPNVIFTVIGASLLRRASRA; encoded by the coding sequence GTGACGACCGCCGAACGCCTCGGCCACACCGCGCCGCGCGCGCCGTGGCGTCCGACGATCCTCGACCGCTACCTCGTCTCCGAGCTCGGCGGGCCGTTTCTGTTCGGGCTCTCGGCGTTCACGCTGATCTTCGTCGCCACGCAGATCCTGGCGATCGGGCGGCTCGTCTCGGAAGAGCACGCGCCGCTGTGGGCCGCGGTCGAGTACTTCCTGTGGGACATGCCGGCGTATCTGCTGCTGGTCATCCCGATGGCGATGCTGCTCGGGACGCTGCTCGCGATGCAGCGGCTTTCGAGCGAGAGCGAAGTGACCGCGATGAAGGCCGGCGGGATCTCGCTTTCGCGCATCGTCGCGCCGCTGCTGATCGTCGGCTTCGTCGTCTCGTTCGTCGCGCTCGCCGTGCAAGAGCTCTTCGTCCCGTTCGCCAACGACAAGGCCGCGTACGTGCGGCAAGCGGCGATCGAGCGAATCTCTCCGGCGGCCTCGAACTTGCAGGCGGTCACGCCGCTGCCGGGCGGCGGCAAGCAGGTGACGCTCGCCGGCGGGCTCGACGTCGCGACGCAGACGCTGCTCAACGTGACCGTGATCCGCTACGACCCCAGCGAGAAGCCGGTCGATCTGATCGTCGCCGACCGCGCGCTCTACGTCGCGCCGACCTGGTCGTTCGCAAACTCGACGACCTATCATTTCAACCCGGACGGCTCGACGGTGACGCAGTTCGCGCCGAAGCTCACCGTCGACATCGGCGAGCGGCCGAACCAGATCGCCAAGCAGTCGATCAACATCACCAACGCCGAAGATCTCTCGCGCGCCGAGATCAAGGAGCGCTTGGACTCCGGACAGCTCTCGCCGCAGCAGCAGCGCATCTTCACCGCGACGTACGCCTCGAAGCTCGCGCGACCGTTCGCGGCGTTCGTCTTCACGCTGATCGCGGTCCCGTTCGGGCTGCGGCCGGTGCGCGGCGGCGGAACCGGGCTCGGCTTCGGGATCGCGGTCGCGATCGTGTTCGTCTATTACGTGATCTCGACGATCTTCCTGACGGTCGGCAGCGCCGCCACCTGGCTGGCCGGCATCGCCGCTTGGGCGCCGAACGTCATCTTCACCGTCATCGGGGCGTCGCTGCTGCGGCGCGCGTCGCGAGCGTAG
- the lptB gene encoding LPS export ABC transporter ATP-binding protein, producing MSERVERDRILMRELLKRYGRRTVVKGVSAEVHRGEVVGLLGPNGAGKTTTFYMVVGLIRPDGGTVILERDGAAREITGAPMHERARAGIGYLAQENSIFRKLSVGDNLRLIWEMNGVPHAERERRLPELLAEFGLSQFVDQRGDSLSGGERRRVEIARAIATEPAFLLLDEPFTGIDPIAVADIQAMIRQLRDRGLGILITDHQVRETLAIVDRAYILNEGRIEVSGTAQDVLDSPVARRFYLGESFRL from the coding sequence ATGAGCGAGCGGGTCGAGCGCGACCGCATCCTGATGCGCGAGCTGCTCAAGCGGTACGGCCGGCGCACCGTCGTGAAGGGCGTCAGCGCCGAGGTCCACCGCGGCGAGGTCGTCGGATTGCTCGGCCCCAACGGCGCCGGGAAGACGACCACGTTCTACATGGTCGTCGGGCTGATCCGGCCCGACGGCGGGACGGTGATCCTCGAGCGCGACGGCGCCGCCCGCGAGATCACCGGCGCACCGATGCACGAGCGCGCGCGCGCCGGGATCGGCTACCTCGCGCAGGAGAACTCGATCTTCCGCAAGCTCTCCGTCGGCGACAACTTACGGCTCATCTGGGAGATGAACGGCGTCCCGCACGCCGAGCGCGAGCGCCGGCTCCCGGAGCTGCTGGCCGAGTTCGGGCTCTCGCAGTTCGTCGACCAGCGCGGCGACTCGCTCTCGGGCGGCGAGCGGCGGCGGGTCGAGATCGCGCGCGCGATCGCGACCGAGCCGGCGTTTCTGCTGCTCGACGAGCCGTTCACCGGAATCGATCCGATCGCGGTCGCCGACATTCAGGCGATGATCCGGCAGCTGCGCGACCGCGGGCTGGGTATTCTCATCACCGACCACCAGGTGCGCGAGACTCTGGCGATCGTCGACCGGGCGTACATCCTGAACGAGGGCCGGATCGAGGTCAGCGGGACCGCGCAGGACGTCCTCGACTCGCCGGTCGCGCGCCGGTTCTACCTCGGCGAAAGCTTCCGCTTGTGA
- a CDS encoding O-antigen ligase family protein, translating into MNAAAPAGAPPSRLTVCALGVLYAILPLYGTLGGLTAGPGTPALIPRPLAAAIGILALAALATTVPAARRVVRRDRLTFAYLGPGLAVIASALVGFDPPLGLGLGLLVLGIGASGLVVARAADAAAVRLCLRVFLWSALASGALALAMVLARRPAAIYAFDNGRAVGTFLNPNELAAYTLIGLGVAVPLALASRGRDRLAALTALVLAVALAATFSRWGLFSAVCGVAAYALFARARALLAAALVVALAGIVLNAAAGARHHNPRDTEARTVAWRTGLTTFERFPLLGVGPLAFPKTYEVLRPPDAPGTRTAVAFDPHSLPIAFAADGGIVALVTLAVAFTIILRRVLRDARGAPAIPRALGYALAAAALALLIDSGINTISLIFPLILQVVTLALAVVRTDALS; encoded by the coding sequence ATGAACGCCGCCGCGCCGGCCGGCGCGCCGCCGAGCCGCCTCACCGTCTGCGCGTTGGGGGTCCTCTACGCGATCCTGCCGCTCTACGGCACGCTGGGCGGGCTCACGGCCGGGCCGGGAACGCCCGCCCTCATCCCGCGTCCCCTCGCGGCGGCGATCGGGATCCTCGCGCTGGCCGCGCTGGCGACGACGGTTCCGGCGGCGCGCCGGGTCGTGCGCCGCGACCGGCTGACGTTCGCTTACCTCGGGCCCGGGCTGGCGGTGATCGCCTCGGCACTGGTCGGGTTCGATCCGCCGCTCGGGCTCGGGCTCGGCCTGCTCGTCCTCGGGATCGGCGCCTCGGGGCTGGTCGTCGCGCGCGCCGCCGACGCCGCCGCGGTCCGGCTGTGCCTGCGGGTCTTCCTGTGGTCGGCGCTCGCCTCGGGCGCGCTCGCGCTCGCGATGGTCCTCGCCCGGCGGCCGGCGGCGATCTACGCGTTCGACAACGGCCGGGCCGTCGGAACGTTCCTGAACCCGAACGAGCTGGCCGCCTATACCTTGATCGGGCTGGGCGTCGCCGTCCCGCTCGCGCTGGCGAGCCGCGGCCGCGACCGGCTCGCCGCGCTGACCGCGCTCGTCCTCGCCGTGGCGCTGGCGGCGACGTTCTCGCGCTGGGGGCTGTTCTCGGCGGTCTGCGGGGTCGCCGCGTACGCCCTCTTCGCCCGGGCCCGCGCGCTGCTCGCCGCGGCGCTCGTCGTCGCGCTGGCGGGGATCGTGCTGAACGCGGCCGCCGGCGCCCGCCACCACAACCCGCGCGACACGGAAGCCCGCACGGTGGCCTGGCGAACCGGGCTGACGACCTTCGAGCGCTTCCCGCTGCTCGGCGTCGGGCCGCTGGCCTTCCCGAAGACCTACGAGGTCCTGCGCCCGCCCGACGCGCCGGGGACTCGGACCGCGGTCGCCTTCGACCCGCACTCGCTCCCCATAGCGTTCGCAGCCGACGGCGGTATCGTGGCGCTCGTGACCCTCGCCGTGGCCTTCACGATCATCCTGCGCCGGGTGCTGCGGGACGCTCGAGGAGCGCCGGCGATCCCGCGCGCCCTCGGCTACGCCCTCGCCGCGGCCGCTCTGGCCCTGCTGATCGACAGCGGGATCAACACGATCAGCTTGATCTTCCCGCTGATCCTCCAGGTCGTGACGCTCGCGCTCGCCGTAGTACGGACCGATGCGCTCTCGTAA
- a CDS encoding OmpH family outer membrane protein, translated as MKNPFTRGRAAALAFALVAGVLATPAIGATDVTDIGALDQSALAALPQFQAANKQLNDYGNSLRNSYLKRAKRASQAEQQRLAAEFQQRMADKQRQLFGPLFGKAQAAIASVASSKSLSVVVDKRIVVFGGTDITGNVRDLLSGPGDPVPPQSSPPPSSVGFVDQAAIDQTPKVKAATDDFQKFQADQQKVAQDKLKSAKTDADRDAVLKDYRKTLDDRQNATLKPVVDSTRAAISDVAKSKGLVLVVDKGNIVFGGTDITKDVTAKLK; from the coding sequence ATGAAGAACCCATTTACGCGCGGCCGCGCCGCCGCGCTCGCGTTCGCGCTCGTCGCCGGGGTACTGGCGACGCCCGCGATCGGCGCGACGGACGTCACCGACATCGGTGCGCTCGACCAGTCAGCGCTCGCCGCGCTGCCGCAGTTCCAAGCCGCGAACAAGCAGTTGAACGACTACGGCAACAGCCTGCGCAACTCGTACCTGAAGCGCGCGAAGCGCGCCTCGCAGGCCGAGCAACAGCGGCTCGCCGCCGAGTTTCAGCAGAGGATGGCCGACAAGCAGCGCCAGCTCTTCGGCCCGCTGTTCGGCAAGGCGCAAGCCGCGATCGCCTCGGTCGCCTCGTCGAAGAGCCTCTCGGTGGTCGTCGACAAGCGGATCGTCGTCTTCGGTGGCACCGACATCACCGGAAACGTGCGCGATCTGCTCAGCGGCCCCGGCGATCCCGTCCCGCCGCAGTCCTCGCCGCCGCCCTCGAGCGTCGGCTTCGTCGACCAAGCCGCGATCGACCAGACGCCCAAGGTGAAAGCGGCGACCGACGACTTCCAGAAGTTTCAGGCCGACCAGCAAAAGGTCGCGCAGGACAAGCTGAAGAGCGCGAAGACCGACGCGGACCGCGACGCCGTGCTGAAAGACTATCGCAAGACGCTCGACGACCGCCAGAACGCGACCTTGAAGCCGGTGGTCGACTCGACGCGCGCGGCGATCTCCGACGTCGCGAAGAGCAAAGGCTTGGTGCTCGTCGTCGACAAGGGCAACATCGTGTTCGGCGGGACCGACATCACCAAAGACGTCACCGCCAAGCTCAAATGA
- the fabZ gene encoding 3-hydroxyacyl-ACP dehydratase FabZ, translating into MPTLDVREIMKILPHRYPMLLIDRITELEPMVRARGYKNITANEPMFTGHFPGNPLFPGVYMIEALAQLGGTAILEPGEMARKVPYLAGIDKAKFRRPVVPGDRLDMEARVQKHKLNIGWVAVEASVDGKRVVSAELTFSISVDPSAFALDATVLHL; encoded by the coding sequence TTGCCGACCCTCGACGTGCGCGAGATCATGAAGATCTTGCCGCACCGCTACCCGATGCTGCTGATCGACCGCATCACCGAGCTGGAGCCGATGGTGCGCGCGCGCGGCTACAAGAACATCACCGCGAACGAGCCGATGTTCACCGGACACTTTCCGGGCAACCCGCTGTTCCCGGGCGTCTACATGATCGAGGCGCTCGCGCAGCTCGGCGGCACCGCGATCCTCGAACCCGGCGAGATGGCGCGCAAGGTCCCGTATCTGGCCGGAATCGACAAGGCGAAGTTTCGGCGCCCCGTCGTCCCCGGCGACCGGCTCGACATGGAAGCGCGCGTGCAGAAGCACAAGCTGAACATCGGCTGGGTCGCGGTCGAGGCGAGCGTCGACGGCAAGCGCGTCGTCAGCGCCGAGCTGACGTTCTCGATCTCGGTCGACCCGTCGGCGTTCGCGCTCGATGCGACGGTGCTCCATCTGTGA
- the lpxC gene encoding UDP-3-O-[3-hydroxymyristoyl] N-acetylglucosamine deacetylase: MQYQTTLRDAIAFEGAGLHTGAPASARVLPAPAGHGLQFRLNGQVQFPARGDYVVDTARATVLGAGGHRVSTVEHLLSALLGCGVDNALIEVEGPEIPVEDGSAKVFADAVAAVGLATLHEARRRWIPTEPRVFRDGEKLLIVAPASAFRVRMTIDYPSPVGSQYVEAEITPETYRAEIAPNRTFGFLHELEALRGRGLAQGGTLDNAVVFGPEGPLKPLRSPYEPARHKILDLVGDFALLGAYPQCEVIAIKSGHKLHCTAVRELVGSSFDEPAVGLRPMHSQ; the protein is encoded by the coding sequence GTGCAGTACCAGACGACGTTGCGCGACGCGATCGCGTTCGAAGGCGCCGGCCTCCATACCGGCGCGCCGGCGAGCGCCCGCGTCCTCCCCGCCCCGGCCGGCCACGGCCTGCAGTTCCGGCTGAACGGCCAGGTGCAGTTCCCGGCGCGCGGCGACTACGTCGTCGACACCGCGCGCGCGACCGTGCTGGGTGCCGGCGGGCACCGCGTCTCGACCGTCGAGCACCTGCTCTCGGCGCTGCTGGGGTGCGGGGTCGACAACGCGCTGATCGAGGTCGAAGGGCCGGAGATCCCGGTCGAGGACGGCAGCGCGAAGGTCTTCGCCGACGCGGTCGCGGCGGTCGGGCTGGCGACGCTCCACGAGGCGCGGCGGCGCTGGATTCCGACCGAGCCGCGCGTCTTCCGCGACGGCGAGAAGCTGCTGATCGTCGCGCCGGCGTCCGCGTTCCGGGTGCGGATGACGATCGACTACCCGAGCCCGGTCGGCTCGCAGTACGTCGAAGCCGAGATCACGCCCGAGACGTACCGCGCGGAGATCGCGCCGAACCGCACTTTCGGCTTCCTGCACGAGCTGGAGGCGCTGCGCGGGCGCGGGCTCGCGCAGGGCGGGACGCTCGACAACGCGGTCGTGTTCGGTCCGGAGGGACCGCTCAAGCCGCTGCGCTCGCCGTACGAGCCGGCGCGCCACAAGATCCTCGACTTGGTCGGCGACTTCGCGCTGCTCGGCGCCTACCCGCAGTGCGAGGTGATCGCGATCAAGAGCGGGCACAAGCTGCACTGCACGGCCGTGCGCGAGCTTGTCGGTTCGTCGTTCGACGAGCCCGCCGTGGGCCTTCGGCCCATGCACTCTCAGTAG
- the lptC gene encoding LPS export ABC transporter periplasmic protein LptC yields MRSRNLGLGLAAALALAGCAPKAPDSAGSPAPSPAAPAPSPAASATQVPIRIETQGGNGQYVRIVETNHGRKVYTIRALSGNMQRTGTSAAVGDLEQPHITFVDKNGTTTIADAPKAHLTERNKTVVMTGGVHAHTSTGSVLACDSLTYDGDTERFHGEGNVHLIAPNGFDLAGRHLDGDVKLQDVTVTGGGG; encoded by the coding sequence ATGCGCTCTCGTAACCTGGGGCTGGGGCTGGCCGCCGCGCTGGCGCTCGCCGGCTGCGCGCCGAAAGCACCGGACAGCGCCGGCTCGCCCGCGCCCTCGCCGGCCGCGCCGGCGCCGAGCCCGGCGGCGAGCGCGACCCAGGTGCCGATCCGGATCGAAACGCAGGGCGGGAACGGGCAGTACGTGCGCATCGTGGAGACCAACCACGGCCGCAAGGTCTACACGATCCGCGCGCTCTCGGGGAACATGCAGCGGACCGGAACGAGCGCCGCGGTCGGCGACCTGGAGCAGCCGCACATCACCTTCGTCGACAAGAACGGAACGACCACGATCGCCGACGCGCCGAAGGCCCACCTCACCGAGCGCAACAAGACCGTCGTCATGACCGGCGGCGTTCACGCGCACACCAGCACCGGCAGCGTGCTCGCCTGCGACAGCCTCACCTACGACGGCGACACCGAGCGTTTTCACGGCGAGGGCAACGTCCACCTGATCGCGCCGAACGGTTTCGATCTCGCCGGCCGGCATCTCGACGGCGACGTGAAGCTGCAGGACGTGACCGTCACGGGGGGCGGCGGATGA
- a CDS encoding OmpH family outer membrane protein: MTLTSVSRAILAAVSLSSLCACTGGDHSTIGLVDVQRISQNWPKFQNYQNQLAADAATIERSNRSPQAKAQARAQLQARFANDQKELSDDVTAAAKQVASDKKLSYVFTRQYVGYGGVDITKDVEKILKIDDKGTPSP, from the coding sequence ATGACCCTAACTTCCGTCTCGCGCGCAATTCTCGCCGCCGTGTCGCTGAGCTCGCTGTGCGCCTGCACCGGCGGGGACCACAGCACCATCGGGTTGGTCGACGTTCAGCGCATCTCGCAGAACTGGCCGAAGTTCCAGAACTACCAGAACCAGCTGGCGGCTGACGCGGCGACGATCGAGCGCTCGAACCGCTCGCCGCAAGCGAAGGCGCAGGCGCGCGCGCAGCTGCAAGCGCGTTTCGCGAACGACCAAAAGGAGCTGAGCGACGACGTGACGGCGGCGGCGAAGCAGGTCGCGAGCGACAAGAAGCTCAGCTACGTGTTCACCCGGCAGTACGTCGGTTACGGCGGGGTCGACATCACCAAGGACGTCGAGAAGATCCTCAAGATCGACGACAAAGGCACCCCCTCGCCATGA
- the lpxD gene encoding UDP-3-O-(3-hydroxymyristoyl)glucosamine N-acyltransferase, which translates to MTNHPAPKAPDVLGTLAQLAERTGGQVIGDPSVVVERIAAVDDADPATLTFAVDERYLKTALGSRAAAVLTDAALVGAGETYPKPLLAVPSARAALAALLAALEPPRPKGPFVHPSAAIHPSASLGEGVWIGPHVAVGPGARVGARSVLHAGVAVGAAAALGEDCLFHPRAYLADRCVAGNRVVLQSGAVIGSDGFGWAFVDGRAMKIPQVGIVELGDDVEVGANTCIDRAQTGVTSVGAGTKIDNLCQIGHNSRIGRDTVIAALAGLAGTTEIGDNVLVAGSVLFKGHVKIGNRVVIGGASHIWGDVPDGAFVTGQPAQNHRDHVRLQAYLRRLPKLYARVDALEKGGGEKS; encoded by the coding sequence ATGACGAACCATCCGGCGCCGAAGGCGCCGGACGTGCTGGGAACGTTGGCGCAGTTGGCCGAGCGGACCGGCGGGCAGGTGATCGGCGATCCGTCCGTCGTCGTGGAGCGCATCGCCGCGGTCGACGACGCCGACCCGGCGACGCTGACGTTCGCGGTCGACGAGCGCTATCTCAAGACGGCGCTCGGCTCGCGGGCCGCGGCGGTGCTGACTGACGCCGCGCTGGTCGGCGCCGGCGAGACGTATCCGAAGCCGCTGCTCGCGGTGCCGTCGGCGCGCGCCGCGCTCGCCGCACTGCTCGCCGCCCTCGAGCCGCCGCGGCCGAAGGGCCCGTTCGTCCACCCCAGCGCGGCGATCCACCCCAGCGCGAGCCTCGGCGAGGGCGTCTGGATCGGGCCGCACGTCGCGGTCGGGCCCGGGGCGCGGGTCGGCGCGCGCAGCGTCCTGCACGCCGGCGTCGCGGTCGGCGCCGCGGCCGCGCTCGGCGAAGACTGCCTGTTCCACCCGCGCGCGTACCTGGCCGACCGCTGCGTCGCCGGGAACCGCGTCGTCCTGCAGAGCGGCGCGGTGATCGGGAGCGACGGTTTCGGCTGGGCGTTCGTCGACGGGCGGGCGATGAAGATCCCGCAGGTCGGGATCGTGGAGCTCGGCGACGACGTCGAGGTCGGGGCGAACACCTGCATCGACCGGGCCCAGACCGGGGTCACCTCGGTCGGCGCCGGGACGAAGATCGACAACCTCTGCCAGATCGGCCACAACTCGCGGATCGGCCGCGACACCGTGATCGCCGCCCTCGCCGGGCTGGCCGGGACGACCGAGATCGGCGACAACGTGCTGGTCGCCGGGTCGGTGCTCTTCAAGGGGCACGTGAAGATCGGAAACCGGGTCGTCATCGGCGGCGCCTCGCACATCTGGGGCGACGTCCCGGACGGGGCTTTCGTCACCGGCCAGCCGGCGCAGAACCACCGCGACCACGTGCGGCTCCAGGCGTACCTTCGGCGCTTGCCGAAGCTGTATGCTCGGGTCGACGCCCTGGAGAAGGGCGGCGGCGAAAAGAGCTGA
- the lpxA gene encoding acyl-ACP--UDP-N-acetylglucosamine O-acyltransferase gives MIHPSAIVHPNAKLSRTVDVGPYCVIGEHVTIGPRATLLAHVVVTGRTTIGEDTTIHPFATIGAPSQDRKAEPDEVAHTTIGARTVIREYASVHRGTADAGGVTSIGDDCLLLAYTHVAHNCRVGNHVTMSNLAQLAGHVVVEDHAGIGAMAGVHQFVRIGRHAFVGGYAKLGKDLPPYLLADGNPPEVLGPNLVGLRRAGFARDAIAELKEIYKTLYANGQSVSRAVAALRDSVKTPEGRTLLEFLEAPSERGILK, from the coding sequence GTGATCCATCCCAGCGCGATCGTCCACCCGAACGCGAAGCTCTCGCGCACCGTCGACGTCGGGCCGTACTGCGTGATCGGCGAGCACGTGACGATCGGGCCGCGCGCGACGCTGCTCGCGCACGTCGTCGTCACCGGGCGCACGACGATCGGCGAGGACACGACGATCCACCCGTTCGCGACGATCGGCGCGCCGTCGCAAGACCGCAAAGCGGAGCCGGACGAGGTCGCGCACACGACGATCGGCGCGCGCACCGTGATCCGCGAGTACGCCTCGGTCCACCGCGGAACCGCCGACGCCGGCGGCGTCACCTCGATCGGTGACGACTGTCTGCTGCTCGCCTACACGCACGTCGCGCACAACTGCCGGGTCGGCAACCACGTGACGATGTCGAACCTCGCGCAGCTCGCCGGGCACGTCGTCGTCGAGGACCATGCCGGGATCGGCGCGATGGCCGGCGTGCACCAGTTCGTGCGCATCGGGCGGCACGCGTTCGTCGGCGGCTACGCGAAGCTCGGCAAAGATCTTCCGCCGTACTTGCTCGCGGACGGCAACCCGCCCGAGGTGCTCGGCCCGAACTTGGTCGGCTTGCGCCGCGCCGGCTTCGCGCGCGACGCGATCGCCGAGCTGAAAGAGATCTACAAGACGCTCTACGCCAACGGCCAGAGCGTCTCGCGCGCGGTGGCCGCGCTGCGCGACAGCGTGAAAACCCCAGAAGGCCGCACGCTGCTCGAGTTTCTCGAAGCGCCCTCCGAGCGCGGGATCCTCAAATAG
- the lpxB gene encoding lipid-A-disaccharide synthase: protein MRVFFSTGEASGELLAADLLGAMRTRAAIEAEGIGDERLERAGVRIVQRNRGWASIGVFEALRRLPRTVSAGLRVAVALRRAPPDLVVLVDFGAFNLRLAALLRRLGFAQPIVYYAPPSAWLDSAKRARRVAALCDALTVFRHQAEFYRSLGLPIGYVGHPLVSTIAARAPRPAAPAGGGTIALLPGSRAGEIERHAPRLLDALARARESRPNVRALLVAAGEDAQKHLEHLLALRSPLPLEIVRDARAALHEADAAAIASGTAVLEAALIGTPAVALYVLSEAQAKIARRVYHGTYVTLPNLVAGAPIVPELLQNDATPAALAEQILALLAHPQQQADGYARVRAALGPPDALQRNADWVLNVAADSNPVVARAIAAAPL, encoded by the coding sequence ATGAGAGTCTTTTTCTCGACGGGCGAAGCATCTGGTGAGCTGTTGGCCGCCGACTTGCTGGGTGCGATGCGAACGCGTGCGGCGATCGAGGCGGAAGGGATCGGCGACGAGCGGCTCGAGCGCGCCGGCGTGCGGATCGTGCAGCGCAACCGCGGCTGGGCCTCGATCGGCGTCTTCGAAGCGCTGCGGCGGCTGCCGCGCACGGTGAGCGCCGGGCTGCGCGTCGCCGTCGCGCTGCGGCGCGCGCCGCCCGATCTCGTCGTGCTGGTCGACTTCGGCGCGTTCAACCTGCGCTTGGCGGCGCTGCTGCGCCGGCTCGGGTTTGCGCAGCCGATCGTGTACTACGCGCCGCCTTCGGCGTGGCTCGACAGCGCGAAGCGCGCGCGCCGCGTCGCCGCGCTGTGCGACGCGCTCACGGTCTTCCGCCACCAAGCGGAGTTCTACCGTTCGCTCGGGCTCCCGATCGGCTACGTGGGCCACCCGCTCGTCTCCACGATCGCGGCGCGCGCTCCGCGCCCGGCCGCGCCCGCCGGCGGCGGCACGATCGCGCTGCTCCCCGGCAGCCGCGCCGGCGAGATCGAGCGCCACGCGCCGCGGCTGCTCGACGCGCTGGCGCGCGCGCGCGAGTCGCGGCCGAACGTGCGCGCGCTGCTGGTCGCCGCGGGCGAGGACGCGCAGAAGCATCTCGAGCACCTGCTCGCGCTGCGCTCGCCGCTCCCGCTCGAGATCGTGCGCGACGCGCGCGCCGCGCTGCACGAGGCCGACGCGGCCGCGATCGCCTCCGGGACCGCGGTGCTCGAGGCCGCGCTGATCGGCACGCCGGCCGTCGCGCTGTACGTGCTCTCCGAAGCGCAAGCGAAGATCGCGCGCCGCGTCTACCACGGCACGTACGTGACGCTGCCGAACCTCGTCGCCGGCGCGCCGATCGTTCCGGAGCTGCTGCAGAACGATGCGACCCCCGCGGCGCTCGCGGAACAGATTCTCGCGCTGCTGGCGCACCCGCAGCAACAGGCCGACGGCTATGCGCGCGTCCGTGCGGCCCTCGGTCCGCCGGATGCGCTGCAGCGCAACGCCGACTGGGTGCTGAACGTCGCAGCAGACAGCAACCCCGTCGTTGCGCGCGCGATCGCGGCGGCGCCGCTCTAA